GTCCTCGTGGGTTCCGCAGACGTGCATGAAGCGGACCTCGTCGAGGCCCTTCGCCTCCTCATGGATTTTCTTCACTATCTTCTGAGCGAGCTCCCTGTCCCTGAACTTGTCCAGCGTCCCCATTTCAATCACCCGGGTAGTAGTAGCCACCTATCGCGTCCTTTTCAAGCTTGAAGACCTCGTCCCAGGCCGAAAGGATTTCCTTCGCGGTCTCTTCATCGACCTTCTCGATTATGAAGCCGGTGTGAATCAGCACGTATTCACCGGGCTTGACGTCGGGCATCAAATCAATTCTGGCCTCTCTCTTGACGCCTCCGAAGTCCACCCACGCGGTTCCCTTCTCCCTGTCAACCTCCAAAACCTTCGCAACGGTCGCCAGACACATGAGCTTCACCTACCTCGGGTTGTCCTGCCCGTTATTTAGCCTTTCTAAAACCTCCGGTTTGAAACTGTGAAGGTCAGCTCGAGCTTCCTTGAGCGGTGATAGGAGCACCTCGCGAGGGTCTCCTCGGCTTCGCTCCTGCTGACCTTCTCAAGAACTATGCCGTAGTAAATCTTCACGTAGTCCCCGGGTTTCACGTCCTTTACGAAGTCCAGCCTCGCCTCCTTGAGCTGGCCGTCAACGTCGACTATTGCCCTCCCGTTCCTTACCTCGAGGACCCTCCCCGCGAGCATCAGGGCCATGGTTATCAACCAAAGGTGATAGAAAACGATTTATAGACCTTTTCCTGACCAGTCAGTCAGGTGGTTCCGATGGAGGACATGATGGCCCAGATGATTAAGGTTGTGAAGAGCAAGTACCCCTACGAGGAAACCATAGAGAAGATTAAGGCCAAGGTCGAGGAGATTGGATGGAGCGTTGTTGCCGAGCACGATATGGAGAAGAAAGTCGGTGTTAGGGTTTACATCATCGAGCTCTGCAACAAGGAGTTCGCAAAGAAGGCCCTTGAAAAGCCTGAGAACCGCTGGATTTCTGCATTTATGCCGTGCCGTCTGGCGGTTGCAGACAACCCCGATGGGGTTTACGTTTACGGTATGAACATGGGTGCCTTTGCAGGGATGGCTCCCGGTGAGCTTGCCGAGATTCTCAAGAAAGTTTCGGAGGTTGACGAGGCCATTCTCAGTTCGGTTCTTTGAACGCCTCTTTTCCATCCTTTCCGGCGGAAAGTTTAAATTCTCCTCCTGCACATAATTGTCCATAACGTTAAATGACCGAATGGTCAGAAGTGGTGGGCATGGCTACGAAGTCCCCGGGTAAAACCCGTGAGAAACTCGTGTCGTCTGCAATGGAACTCTTTGCAAAAAAGGGTTTCGATAAGACCACGGTAGACGAGATAGTGGCTAAAGCGGGAGTTGCCAAGGGCACCTTCTACCTCTACTTCAAGAGCAAAGACGACCTCATAAAGGAGCTCGCCTTTGAGGTAATGCCCATAATGGCCATGCCCTCGCTAAACGACCCGTACATAACGGTTTCCTTCCCCACCTTAGAGAGCTACCTCCTTCAGCTTGGGAAGGAGTTCCTTGAGTTCTACTCTGAGAGCTATCGGGCTCAGATTTTCTTCCACATGCTCTCCGTTCGCGAGAGGATGAAGAGCATCGATGACATTTACCACCAGGCCTGCTCCGAGCTCCTGAGGGAAGGGGCGAGGAGGATTACGGCGTACGTCAAGGTTGGCTTTGAGGACGCGCTTATAGCGTTCCAGATTTTTATAGCATCACTTATGCACTACCTCCACGCCAAGGACTGCATAGGGCTTCCGGGTGAGCACTACCTCCGGCGGGTCGTGAAGGTTGTGCTGAACCACCTCCGTCTCTCCGCAAGTGTATGACTCTGTTTAACATTACTCGATGAGTAAAAATCTTTTGTTTCCACTCTCTCAGAAAACTATTTAAGGTTTTGACAATGAGCCTAAATGACTGGTCAGTCATTAAAAGGTGATAGCCATGGCCGAGAAACTCGTGCCCGTAGTGTGCCCCTGGTGTTCAGTCGGCTGTCGCTTTTACGCGGTCAGCGTGAACGGCTACATCAGGAAGATTGAATTCGACTACGACCACCCCACCGTCAACCGCGGAAAGCTCTGCCCGAAGGGTGTTGCCTCCTACCAGTTCATTAACAGCCCCAGAAGACTCAAGAAGCCCCTCAAGCGCGTTGGTGAGAAGGGAGAAGGAAAGTTCGAGGAGATAAGCTGGAGCGAAGCCTACAGGATAATCGCCGAGAAGATTAAGGAAATCAAGGAAACCTACGGTCCCGAGGCAATAGCCTTCCTCGGAAGCGAGAAG
The Thermococcus sp. 21S9 DNA segment above includes these coding regions:
- a CDS encoding TetR/AcrR family transcriptional regulator, with the protein product MATKSPGKTREKLVSSAMELFAKKGFDKTTVDEIVAKAGVAKGTFYLYFKSKDDLIKELAFEVMPIMAMPSLNDPYITVSFPTLESYLLQLGKEFLEFYSESYRAQIFFHMLSVRERMKSIDDIYHQACSELLREGARRITAYVKVGFEDALIAFQIFIASLMHYLHAKDCIGLPGEHYLRRVVKVVLNHLRLSASV
- a CDS encoding DUF302 domain-containing protein produces the protein MEDMMAQMIKVVKSKYPYEETIEKIKAKVEEIGWSVVAEHDMEKKVGVRVYIIELCNKEFAKKALEKPENRWISAFMPCRLAVADNPDGVYVYGMNMGAFAGMAPGELAEILKKVSEVDEAILSSVL
- a CDS encoding HypC/HybG/HupF family hydrogenase formation chaperone — its product is MALMLAGRVLEVRNGRAIVDVDGQLKEARLDFVKDVKPGDYVKIYYGIVLEKVSRSEAEETLARCSYHRSRKLELTFTVSNRRF
- a CDS encoding HypC/HybG/HupF family hydrogenase formation chaperone, which encodes MCLATVAKVLEVDREKGTAWVDFGGVKREARIDLMPDVKPGEYVLIHTGFIIEKVDEETAKEILSAWDEVFKLEKDAIGGYYYPGD